The segment ATTCATTCCGACCGTGCCGAGGAAAACGGCAACGGGTCGGGCAATGAACGTCAGCACCAGGAACAGCAGCAGCCCCTGAATCCACAAATCCGACCATTCGCTCGGGAAGACGAGTAGCCCCATCAGCACGAACATGCCGATATTGACGATGGTCGAGAGCGCTTCGGAAAAATTCAGCACCCCCTGCCGGTGCACAAACGGCCGATTGCCCATGACGAACCCTGCCGTGAAGACGGCCAGCATGCCGCTCGCCTGCGCCAGTTCGGCCAGCCCATAGGTGAGCAGCACCAGTCCGACAAACAGGACGTAGTAGTAGCCCCGGTCCTGTGGCGTAAGCCGGTTGAACAGCCAGATGGAGATCCGGCCGATCACGTATCCGAAGATGGGACCGGCGCCGAATTTCCAAAAGAAGAGCAGCACGGTGAGGCCGCTGAACTGCTCTCCGGACGCCAGCGTCGCCACGGCCACGGTGGTCAGCAGGATCGCCATCGGGTCGTTCGCGGCGCTCTCGATCTCCACCGTCGACGACAGCTGCGTCGGCAGCGACTGCCGGCGCAAAATGGAAAAAATCGCCGCCGCATCCGTGGACGAGATGATCACGGCCAGCAGCATTGAAAGCTCCATCGACCAGCCGAGGACCCAGCGCAGCACGGCGAAGGTCACCGCTGCGGTCAGCAACACGCCCCAGGTGGCGAGGCCGCCAGCCGGCAGCGCGACGGCGCGGAAATCCGCCCGCTTCGTCACGAACCCGCCGTGAAAGAGGATGAATACGAGCGCGAGGTTGGCGACCTGGTTCGTGAGCGCCATGTCGTCGAAGTGCCACAATTTCAGCACGTCGCTGCCGAAAAGGATGCCCGTCCCGAGCGCCACGAGGATGACCGGCACGCTCCAGCGTTCGAGCCAGACGGAGGCAAGCACCACGGCGACCAGCAGAGCGGGAAGAATCAGGTAAAGCGCAGGCGACATGGGGAAGCTGTGCGCCCAACTGAATGCGCGCGTCCGCCGCGTGCAATTTTACAGTGAAAAAATACGCCTCGCCCGCGTCGGTCGCCGTACCGCCGATGGCTCCGCCGCCGAGGCCGAGACCGCGGCGTCCAATAGCGGGGCGAGACCTCGCCCCGCCGGCTCGCGGCCTGCCGCTTACCCGCGCACGATCTGGATCCCGCGCGAACCGATCAGGCTTTCGCCGTGACGGCCGCGGGTGCTGTCGAGGGCGGCTGATACGAACCGGGCGTTTTCCGAAACGCGATGGCGAGCCGATTCCATCCGTTGATCGCGATGATTGCCAGCGTGAGGTCGACCAGATCCCGGTCGTTGAAGTGAGGTCTGACCTCCGCGTAAACCGCGTCGGGAATGGGATGCTGCGGGTGGAGTTGCGTCACCGCCTCGGTCCAGGCGAGTGCCGCGCGTTCGCGCTCGTCGAAAAACGGCGTCTCCCGCCAGGCGGACAGCGCGTACAACCGCTGCTCGGTCTCGCCAGCGGCGCGGGCGTCCTTCGTGTGCATATCGAGGCAGAAAGCGCACCCATTCAGTTGCGACGCGCGCGTTTTCACGAGCTCCAACAACCGGTGTTCGAGGTTCGACTCCCGCACATGCCGCTCGAGTCCGAGTATGGCCTTGAATCCTTGGGGCGACGCCTCGGCGTAGTTCAGTCTTTCTTCCATGGCGCACAGATGCCCCGCTTCGGTCCGCCGTCAATCGGCGGTGCGCTTCGTTTCCCAATCCGCGTTGGTCGC is part of the Opitutus terrae PB90-1 genome and harbors:
- a CDS encoding potassium/proton antiporter gives rise to the protein MSPALYLILPALLVAVVLASVWLERWSVPVILVALGTGILFGSDVLKLWHFDDMALTNQVANLALVFILFHGGFVTKRADFRAVALPAGGLATWGVLLTAAVTFAVLRWVLGWSMELSMLLAVIISSTDAAAIFSILRRQSLPTQLSSTVEIESAANDPMAILLTTVAVATLASGEQFSGLTVLLFFWKFGAGPIFGYVIGRISIWLFNRLTPQDRGYYYVLFVGLVLLTYGLAELAQASGMLAVFTAGFVMGNRPFVHRQGVLNFSEALSTIVNIGMFVLMGLLVFPSEWSDLWIQGLLLFLVLTFIARPVAVFLGTVGMNLGLKPKIFAAWAGLRGAVPIVLATYPAAAGLELGNRVFNLVFFAVLLSILIQGSTLGLVAKWLGLSQPARPKALFSLEMITMAKSDYDVVTIDLPGPKDTPGPRIRDLALPEGAVITLITRGDQVVLPKGETQLLGWDQVTVLAHAPDEDRIRERFTQAFASPVAEIARPAVAT
- a CDS encoding carboxymuconolactone decarboxylase family protein — translated: MEERLNYAEASPQGFKAILGLERHVRESNLEHRLLELVKTRASQLNGCAFCLDMHTKDARAAGETEQRLYALSAWRETPFFDERERAALAWTEAVTQLHPQHPIPDAVYAEVRPHFNDRDLVDLTLAIIAINGWNRLAIAFRKTPGSYQPPSTAPAAVTAKA